The following coding sequences lie in one candidate division KSB1 bacterium genomic window:
- a CDS encoding biopolymer transporter ExbD — MEFRTRRRLIVTFSAISLTDIVLLLLIFFLLSSSYVVQPGIRVELPKAVSAEPTVEQRLVITVTRDQEIFLNGRRVLLAELGAEVRRLLAQAPDQLVVIQADQDLSLARTIEVVDAAKLAGATRFLIATRPGV, encoded by the coding sequence ATGGAATTCAGAACCCGGCGTAGGCTCATTGTTACGTTCTCAGCCATTTCCCTCACGGATATCGTGCTCCTGCTTCTGATCTTCTTCCTCTTGTCCAGCTCGTACGTGGTTCAACCGGGAATCCGGGTGGAACTGCCCAAAGCGGTCAGTGCAGAGCCCACGGTGGAACAGCGACTGGTGATTACCGTGACCCGGGATCAGGAAATCTTCCTCAACGGAAGGCGGGTGCTGTTGGCCGAACTTGGGGCTGAAGTGCGGAGGCTTCTGGCTCAGGCCCCGGACCAACTGGTTGTGATCCAAGCGGATCAGGACCTCAGCCTGGCACGGACGATCGAGGTCGTGGACGCAGCGAAGCTGGCCGGCGCTACCCGCTTCTTGATCGCGACCCGCCCGGGAGTGTGA
- a CDS encoding energy transducer TonB has protein sequence MARARVLGSVTGGKEGRYALALSALIHALILLLFAAIRIRFEFPVPRFVEVAFVSAAPEAGGSSPPALTVPKSGQPAPSQSLVQSERTEERGQPVALPRRRMVEEEEPLLRVSEQGKFSPSESLEMASPELGDKGQPRATVDDRLGSWREGKVGPVPSERPGETTGEAAQTAPSEGIAGGGSFAITGEAAQRTVLFKVIPEYPEGLNKDAVVRIRFTVLPSGLVGSAVLVTKGGDATLERLTLEAFRQWRFNPLPANLPQVEQEGIITFRWILR, from the coding sequence ATGGCTCGAGCGAGGGTTCTCGGTTCCGTGACGGGGGGTAAGGAAGGGCGCTACGCACTGGCGCTTTCTGCGCTGATCCACGCCCTCATTCTCCTTCTCTTCGCCGCGATTCGGATCCGCTTCGAGTTCCCGGTCCCTCGCTTTGTCGAGGTCGCCTTCGTGAGCGCGGCTCCGGAAGCCGGTGGGAGTTCCCCTCCGGCCCTGACCGTCCCGAAGAGCGGCCAGCCGGCGCCCTCCCAAAGCCTGGTTCAGTCGGAGAGGACGGAAGAGAGGGGGCAACCGGTCGCTTTGCCGCGAAGACGAATGGTCGAAGAGGAGGAGCCCCTGCTGCGCGTCTCGGAACAGGGGAAGTTCTCGCCATCGGAGAGTCTGGAGATGGCGTCTCCCGAGCTGGGGGACAAAGGGCAGCCCAGAGCGACGGTGGACGACCGTCTGGGCTCGTGGCGGGAGGGTAAAGTTGGCCCTGTGCCCTCAGAGAGGCCGGGGGAGACGACGGGGGAAGCGGCCCAGACGGCGCCTTCCGAAGGAATAGCAGGTGGGGGGAGCTTCGCGATCACAGGGGAGGCGGCTCAGCGTACGGTTCTCTTCAAGGTAATCCCGGAATACCCCGAAGGCCTGAACAAGGACGCGGTGGTGCGGATTCGTTTCACGGTGCTTCCTTCCGGACTGGTCGGCTCGGCGGTACTGGTCACGAAAGGGGGCGATGCGACCCTGGAGAGGCTGACCCTGGAGGCATTCCGGCAGTGGCGCTTCAATCCCTTGCCGGCCAATCTGCCCCAGGTGGAGCAGGAAGGGATCATCACGTTCCGATGGATCCTGCGGTAG
- a CDS encoding Gfo/Idh/MocA family oxidoreductase, translating into MDRVRWGLIGCGDIARKRVAPALRDLPSCELVAVARARAELAERFAREFGAKRWYAHWQDLVADPEIEAVYIATPVYLHAEQTIAAALQGKHVLCEKPLALNVEQAERMLSVCRSRGVTLGVAYYRRFYPVVRRVKELLEQGAIGKPILIQINAFERFNPSPGEERYWLVQKELAGGGPMFDFGCHRIEVMLYLCGPMVEVQGLHSHALYRREVEDTTVATFRFADGTCGVLSVTHAAQEAQDTLSIFGSEGSVHVPVLNQGTLYLRSAGSVTTESHPPHPNVHLPLIEDFAQAVREERPPTVPGEVGLEVARIEELIYQPLSRPAG; encoded by the coding sequence ATGGACAGGGTTCGATGGGGACTGATTGGCTGCGGCGACATTGCGCGCAAGCGAGTGGCGCCGGCCTTGCGCGATTTGCCTTCCTGCGAACTCGTTGCCGTCGCGCGGGCACGGGCCGAGCTGGCGGAACGCTTCGCCCGCGAATTCGGGGCCAAGCGTTGGTATGCCCACTGGCAGGATCTGGTGGCCGACCCCGAGATCGAAGCGGTCTACATCGCGACCCCCGTGTACCTCCACGCCGAGCAAACGATCGCCGCGGCCCTGCAGGGCAAGCACGTATTGTGCGAAAAACCGCTGGCGTTGAACGTGGAGCAAGCCGAACGGATGCTGTCGGTCTGCAGGTCGAGGGGGGTGACACTCGGTGTGGCCTACTACCGGCGGTTTTACCCGGTGGTACGGCGCGTCAAGGAGCTTCTCGAGCAAGGAGCGATTGGCAAACCGATCCTGATCCAGATCAACGCGTTCGAGCGATTCAATCCCTCCCCCGGCGAGGAGCGCTACTGGCTCGTGCAGAAGGAGCTCGCCGGGGGAGGACCCATGTTCGACTTCGGATGCCACCGCATCGAAGTCATGCTTTACCTGTGCGGCCCGATGGTCGAAGTGCAGGGGCTCCACAGCCACGCCCTTTACCGCCGGGAAGTTGAGGATACCACCGTCGCCACATTCCGTTTTGCGGACGGCACCTGCGGGGTACTCTCCGTCACCCATGCTGCCCAGGAAGCTCAGGACACCCTCTCCATCTTCGGCAGCGAGGGATCCGTCCACGTACCCGTCCTCAATCAGGGGACTCTTTACCTGCGGAGCGCAGGGTCGGTGACGACAGAGTCGCACCCGCCGCACCCCAACGTCCACTTGCCTCTGATCGAGGACTTTGCGCAGGCGGTGCGCGAGGAACGGCCGCCCACCGTCCCCGGCGAAGTGGGCCTCGAAGTTGCGCGCATCGAAGAGCTCATCTACCAGCCCCTAAGCCGCCCTGCCGGGTAG
- a CDS encoding DJ-1/PfpI family protein translates to MAKVLIVTGDAAESLEVMYPYQRLKEEGFEVHIAAPRKKVIQAVVHDFEPGFETYTEKPGYRIPADLEFKDVKPEEYAGLVIPGGRAPEWIRNDPALPGIVKHFFDAGKPVAAICHAPLVLAAYGLIKGKTVTAYPALKPDMEGAGAKFVDQEVVVDGKLVTSRAWPDHPAFMREFLKLLRS, encoded by the coding sequence ATGGCCAAAGTCCTTATCGTGACGGGTGACGCTGCGGAGTCGCTCGAGGTGATGTACCCGTACCAGCGACTCAAGGAAGAGGGATTCGAGGTGCACATTGCGGCGCCGCGAAAGAAGGTCATCCAGGCGGTGGTTCACGATTTCGAACCCGGATTTGAGACCTACACGGAGAAGCCCGGCTATCGGATCCCTGCGGATCTCGAATTCAAGGACGTCAAGCCGGAAGAGTACGCGGGCCTGGTCATCCCGGGCGGACGAGCGCCGGAGTGGATCCGTAACGACCCGGCGCTGCCCGGCATTGTGAAGCACTTCTTCGATGCCGGGAAACCGGTGGCCGCCATCTGCCATGCCCCGCTTGTCCTGGCAGCCTACGGTCTGATCAAAGGCAAGACGGTTACCGCTTATCCTGCTCTTAAGCCCGACATGGAAGGAGCCGGGGCCAAGTTCGTGGATCAGGAGGTCGTCGTCGACGGGAAGCTGGTGACCTCGCGGGCCTGGCCGGATCATCCTGCCTTCATGCGGGAGTTCCTCAAGCTCCTGCGATCCTGA